In Eriocheir sinensis breed Jianghai 21 chromosome 8, ASM2467909v1, whole genome shotgun sequence, the following proteins share a genomic window:
- the LOC126995503 gene encoding sodium/glucose cotransporter 4-like isoform X6, producing the protein MISRILFPDEVGCVDPEECFKFCGSRVSCSNSAYPKLVLEYLPNGMRGIMLSVMLSALMSDLTSIFNSASTIFTMDIWTQIRPKAKGREQLVIGRCFIVLLVVFSILWIPIIERTQGGQLFIYIQAISAYLAPPIAATYCMAITWKRMNESGAFWGLIAGFVTGIVRMIIDFYYDEPSCNAEDTRPVFLQRFHYMYFATFLFWVTVTVVVVVTLCTQPDEKWRLIRTTFFTRYDSSDRQDDIELLDRAQGELLPSAANDKENKNEMEDTLVLRPPPWYRRFYNWLLGFDDSDKAKLQVIAMNDHIAQLTNLHQEKWENYLLNFMLGLILLVMMGLYLYFSINPFTEEEVYAIQRAKLQELGYYDIL; encoded by the exons ATGATCTCTCGCATCCTCTTTCCTGATGAAGTAGGGTGTGTGGACCCAGAGGAATGCTTTAAGTTCTGTGGTTCTCGTGTGTCCTGTTCTAACTCTGCATACCCAAAGCTCGTGTTAGAATACCTTCCAAATGGGATGCGTGGCATTATGCTCTCTGTCATGCTGTCAGCTCTTATGAGTGACTTGACTTCAATATTCAACTCTGCTTCTACAATATTCACCATGGATATCTGGACTCAGATTCGTCCCAAGGCCAAGGGCCGTGAGCAACTTGTGATAGGCAG GTGCTTCATCGTACTATTAGTTGTGTTTTCCATCCTGTGGATTCCCATCATCGAGCGAACACAAGGTGGCCAGCTGTTCATCTACATACAAGCTATTTCAGCCTACTTAGCACCCCCTATTGCAGCCACCTACTGTATGGCCATCACCTGGAAGAGGATGAATGAATCT GGAGCCTTCTGGGGCTTGATTGCTGGGTTCGTGACTGGAATTGTCCGTATGATTATTGATTTCTATTATGATGAGCCTTCGTGCAACGCAGAAGACACCAGGCCGGTATTCCTCCAGAGA TTccattacatgtattttgcaaCATTCCTGTTCTGGGTGacagtgactgtggtggtggtggtaacctTATGCACTCAACCAGATGAGAAATGGAGA CTCATTAGAACTACCTTCTTCACACGCTATGACAGTAGTGACCGTCAGGATGACATAGAGCTACTTGATAGAGCTCAAGGAGAGCTGTTACCTAGTGCTGCCAATGACAAAG aaaacaaaaatgagaTGGAAGACACTCTGGTACTCCGACCACCTCCCTGGTATCGAAGGTTTTATAATTGGCTGCTTGGGTTCGACGATTCTGATAAGGCTAAG CTACAAGTTATTGCAATGAATGATCACATTGCCCAGCTCACCAACCTTCATCAGGAAAAATGGGAGAATTATCTTCTTAATTTTATGCTGGGGCTGATCCTGCTGGTTATGATGGGTTTGTACTTATACTTTTCAATCAACCCCTTCACTGAAGAAGAGGTTTATGCCATCCAAAGAGCCAAACTGCAAGAGTTAGGCTACTATGATATCTTATAA